One region of Rhodophyticola sp. CCM32 genomic DNA includes:
- a CDS encoding segregation and condensation protein A has protein sequence MADTPTPTPANDNDADWDALGERRAAEALIVDVDGFEGPLDLLLMLSRTQKVDLRRVSVLQLAEQYLVFVEQARSLRIELAADYLVMAAWLAFLKSRLLLPPDPSEEGPSGEEMAAHLAFQLERLAAMRECAAKLMARDRLGRDRFVRGVPEDVTTARKITYTASLIDLMQGYARIRTRDDFRPFVMDRDSVFTMEEALDRMRGLIGFAGDWTDIASYIPEGWEMDPKRRRSATASTFAAALELAKAGKVTLRQSDIFEPIQLKRKDDPE, from the coding sequence ATGGCTGACACCCCCACACCCACACCGGCAAATGACAATGACGCGGATTGGGACGCGCTCGGTGAACGCCGGGCTGCCGAAGCGCTGATCGTCGATGTGGACGGGTTCGAGGGGCCGCTGGACCTGTTGCTGATGCTGTCGCGGACCCAGAAGGTCGATCTGCGCCGCGTTTCGGTCCTGCAACTGGCCGAACAATATCTGGTCTTTGTGGAACAGGCCCGGTCACTCAGGATCGAACTGGCCGCCGATTATCTGGTGATGGCGGCCTGGCTCGCGTTTCTGAAATCCCGCCTGCTGCTGCCGCCGGACCCGTCCGAAGAAGGCCCGTCGGGCGAGGAAATGGCCGCCCATCTGGCGTTTCAGCTGGAACGGCTGGCGGCGATGCGCGAATGCGCGGCCAAGCTGATGGCGCGGGACCGTCTGGGGCGGGACCGCTTTGTGCGCGGCGTGCCCGAAGATGTCACCACGGCGCGGAAAATCACCTATACCGCCAGCCTGATCGACCTGATGCAGGGCTATGCGCGGATCCGCACCCGCGATGACTTCCGCCCCTTCGTGATGGACCGGGACAGTGTTTTCACGATGGAGGAGGCGCTGGACCGGATGCGCGGGCTGATCGGGTTTGCAGGTGACTGGACCGATATCGCCTCTTATATCCCCGAAGGCTGGGAGATGGACCCGAAACGCCGCCGCTCGGCCACCGCCTCCACCTTTGCGGCGGCGCTGGAACTGGCCAAGGCGGGAAAGGTGACCCTGCGCCAGTCCGACATATTTGAACCGATCCAGTTGAAACGCAAAGACGACCCGGAATGA
- a CDS encoding TRAP transporter substrate-binding protein, which produces MKRTILGAVTALSTILALPASAETGLVVAGSEAVDSLLDRMAIRFEEILSETGGDAFDVNLIRGQSLGSAQQVMEQHQAGSVDVMYSRPDWFTSNVADFQVMSWGFTFRDRDHMQNFLNSDIFAGMNQQVVDQMGVRVLAAGVDQPRILYTRMPVNSIDDIQDMRMRVPGIRAYLQMWETVGAVPTQIAWAEAFLALQSGVVDGAEADASGAYSQRFHVAAPNITLTNHVMSAAHISVNEATWESLSAEDQAILQDAAAQAVAWMSTQAQSESQGVLDTMVAEGATVSDIDNEPFAERAGEAVPAMEAEGLWSEGLWQRIRDL; this is translated from the coding sequence ATGAAACGAACGATACTTGGCGCGGTGACCGCGCTGTCCACCATTCTTGCCCTGCCCGCAAGCGCCGAGACCGGCCTTGTGGTCGCGGGCTCGGAAGCGGTGGATTCCCTGCTGGACCGCATGGCGATCCGGTTTGAGGAAATCCTGTCGGAAACCGGCGGCGATGCCTTTGATGTCAACCTGATCCGCGGCCAGTCCCTGGGCAGCGCCCAGCAGGTCATGGAACAGCATCAGGCGGGCTCTGTTGACGTGATGTATTCACGCCCGGACTGGTTCACCTCCAACGTGGCCGATTTCCAGGTGATGAGCTGGGGCTTCACCTTCCGCGACCGCGACCATATGCAAAACTTCCTGAACAGCGACATCTTTGCCGGGATGAACCAGCAGGTTGTGGACCAGATGGGCGTGCGCGTTCTGGCCGCAGGCGTTGACCAGCCGCGTATCCTGTACACCCGGATGCCGGTCAACAGCATTGATGACATTCAGGACATGCGCATGCGTGTGCCCGGCATCCGTGCCTATCTGCAAATGTGGGAAACGGTTGGCGCCGTGCCCACCCAGATTGCCTGGGCCGAGGCGTTTCTGGCGCTTCAGTCCGGCGTGGTCGATGGCGCCGAAGCAGATGCCTCGGGCGCCTATAGTCAGCGGTTCCATGTCGCGGCACCCAATATCACCCTGACAAATCACGTGATGTCAGCGGCGCATATTTCGGTGAATGAAGCCACCTGGGAAAGCCTGTCGGCGGAAGATCAGGCAATCTTGCAGGATGCCGCGGCACAGGCCGTGGCCTGGATGTCGACCCAGGCCCAGTCGGAAAGCCAGGGCGTTCTGGACACCATGGTCGCAGAGGGCGCAACCGTGTCCGATATCGACAATGAACCCTTCGCGGAACGCGCCGGTGAGGCGGTTCCGGCGATGGAGGCCGAAGGCTTGTGGAGCGAAGGGCTCTGGCAGCGCATCCGCGACCTGTAA
- the argS gene encoding arginine--tRNA ligase produces the protein MTLFADIRALVLQSLDGLVAEDVLPRGLQMRNVTVEPPRDAAHGDMATNAAMVLAKPAGMKPRDIAEALVVRLAEDARIDSADVAGPGFINLRLSGETWRGVIRGILTAGVAFGRSDMGRGRKVNVEYVSANPTGPLHVGHTRGAVFGDALASLLDFSGHEVTREYYINDGGGQVDVLARSVYLRYLEAHGQEVAFEDGTYPGDYLIEVGQALKDKVGDAFVDKGEQFWLAELRAFATEAMMAMIRADLAQLGVRMDVFYSEKSLYGTGRIEAAIDDLRGKGLIYEGTLEPPKGKTPEDWEPRIQTLFRSTEHGDDVDRPVMKSDGSWTYFAPDIAYHFDKVSRGFDELIDVFGADHGGYVKRMKAAVSALSDGRVPLDIKLTQLVKLRRGAEELKMSKRAGTFVTLRDVVDLVGPDVTRFVMLTRKNDAPLDFDVDKVTEQSKENPVWYVQYAHARICSVLRKAAEAGCATDDTALAVADLSAIADPAELALAAKLAEWPRLVEIAAQTHEPHRVAFYLYDLASEFHGLWNKGNVDPALRFLQEDDETATLAKLALIRAVAVVISAGLGILGVTPLDEMR, from the coding sequence ATGACCTTGTTTGCCGATATCCGCGCCCTTGTTCTGCAAAGCCTTGACGGGCTGGTTGCCGAGGATGTGCTGCCGCGCGGATTACAGATGCGCAATGTGACGGTGGAGCCGCCGCGCGATGCGGCCCATGGGGATATGGCGACCAATGCCGCAATGGTTCTGGCCAAGCCTGCGGGGATGAAACCGCGTGATATCGCCGAGGCTCTGGTGGTCAGGCTGGCAGAGGATGCGCGGATCGACAGCGCCGATGTGGCGGGCCCCGGTTTCATCAATCTGCGCCTGTCGGGGGAGACCTGGCGCGGGGTGATCCGCGGTATCCTGACGGCGGGCGTGGCATTCGGCCGGTCCGATATGGGCCGGGGCCGGAAGGTCAATGTCGAATATGTGTCGGCCAATCCGACCGGGCCGCTGCATGTGGGCCATACGCGGGGCGCGGTTTTCGGCGATGCCCTGGCCAGCCTGCTGGATTTCAGCGGCCATGAGGTGACGCGCGAATATTACATCAATGATGGTGGCGGGCAGGTCGATGTGCTCGCCCGGTCGGTCTATCTGCGCTATCTGGAGGCCCATGGGCAGGAGGTCGCCTTCGAGGACGGCACCTATCCCGGGGATTACCTGATCGAGGTGGGGCAGGCGCTGAAAGACAAGGTTGGCGATGCCTTTGTGGACAAGGGCGAGCAGTTCTGGCTGGCCGAACTACGGGCATTCGCCACCGAGGCGATGATGGCGATGATCCGGGCGGATCTGGCGCAGCTTGGTGTCCGTATGGATGTGTTCTATTCCGAAAAATCGCTTTACGGCACCGGCCGGATCGAGGCGGCGATTGACGATCTGCGCGGCAAGGGCCTGATCTATGAGGGCACGCTGGAGCCGCCCAAGGGCAAGACGCCCGAAGATTGGGAGCCGCGCATCCAGACCCTGTTCAGATCCACCGAACATGGCGATGACGTGGACCGCCCGGTGATGAAATCAGATGGTAGCTGGACCTATTTCGCCCCCGATATCGCCTATCATTTTGATAAGGTTTCCAGAGGGTTTGATGAGCTTATTGATGTATTCGGCGCCGATCACGGGGGCTATGTCAAACGGATGAAGGCCGCTGTGTCGGCCCTGTCTGACGGGCGCGTGCCGCTGGATATCAAACTTACCCAGTTGGTGAAATTGCGGCGCGGCGCGGAAGAGCTGAAAATGTCGAAACGCGCGGGCACGTTTGTGACATTGCGCGATGTGGTCGATCTGGTGGGCCCGGATGTGACCCGCTTTGTCATGCTGACACGCAAGAATGACGCGCCGCTTGATTTCGATGTGGACAAGGTGACCGAACAGTCGAAGGAAAACCCGGTCTGGTATGTGCAATACGCCCATGCGCGGATCTGTTCGGTCCTGCGCAAGGCGGCGGAGGCGGGATGCGCCACCGATGACACCGCATTGGCCGTGGCGGACCTGTCTGCGATTGCCGATCCGGCGGAACTTGCACTGGCGGCAAAGCTGGCGGAATGGCCGCGTCTGGTGGAGATTGCGGCCCAGACACATGAGCCGCACCGGGTGGCATTTTACCTCTATGATCTGGCGTCAGAGTTCCATGGGTTGTGGAACAAGGGCAATGTCGACCCCGCCCTGCGCTTCCTGCAGGAGGATGACGAAACCGCAACACTGGCGAAACTTGCACTGATTCGTGCCGTAGCCGTTGTTATTTCAGCAGGTCTTGGTATTTTAGGGGTGACCCCGCTGGATGAAATGCGCTGA
- a CDS encoding glycoside hydrolase family 3 N-terminal domain-containing protein codes for MTGASATILGCAGPVLTPDEAAFFAETRPWGFILFARNIETPDQLRRLTGDLRKAVGRDAPVLIDQEGGRVQRMGPPHWRQWRPALDQVRAAGPDRAARSMGLRARLIADELRDVGIDANCAPLADVARDTTHPVLLNRLYGTKVPDIVAVARAVAEGLLAGGVLPVLKHLPGYGLGAVDSHKTLPRVTAPLDHLRAVDFAAFRPLADLPMGMSAHMVYEAIEDGLPATMSPALIAMIRDEIGFQGLLMTDDLSMGALSGTLAERATLSRRAGCDIILHCNGDRAEMAEVVAASGPLDGIAQDRAEQALNQRRAPDVLDIDAIEADLATLLNGQVYG; via the coding sequence ATGACCGGGGCCTCAGCCACCATTCTTGGCTGTGCCGGCCCCGTGCTGACCCCGGATGAGGCGGCATTCTTTGCCGAGACCCGGCCCTGGGGGTTTATCCTGTTTGCCCGAAATATCGAGACGCCCGATCAATTGCGCCGTCTGACCGGTGATCTGCGCAAGGCCGTGGGCCGCGACGCGCCTGTGCTGATTGATCAGGAAGGCGGTCGGGTGCAGCGCATGGGCCCGCCCCATTGGCGGCAATGGCGCCCGGCACTGGATCAGGTTCGGGCCGCCGGGCCGGATCGGGCGGCGCGCTCCATGGGGCTGCGCGCAAGGCTGATTGCCGATGAATTGCGCGATGTGGGGATTGATGCGAATTGCGCGCCCCTGGCCGATGTGGCCCGCGACACCACCCATCCGGTCCTGCTGAACCGGTTATATGGCACGAAAGTGCCCGATATTGTTGCCGTGGCCCGTGCGGTGGCCGAGGGGCTGCTGGCCGGGGGTGTCCTGCCGGTTCTGAAACATCTGCCCGGCTATGGTCTGGGCGCGGTGGACAGCCATAAGACATTGCCCCGTGTCACGGCACCGCTGGATCACCTGCGCGCCGTCGATTTCGCGGCGTTCAGACCGCTGGCTGACCTGCCCATGGGGATGAGTGCCCATATGGTCTATGAGGCGATTGAAGACGGGTTGCCCGCCACCATGTCGCCCGCTCTGATTGCCATGATCCGGGACGAGATCGGGTTTCAGGGCCTGCTGATGACCGATGATCTGTCCATGGGGGCGCTGTCGGGCACGCTGGCCGAGCGCGCGACCCTGTCACGCAGGGCGGGCTGTGACATCATCCTGCACTGCAATGGCGACCGGGCCGAGATGGCGGAGGTTGTGGCCGCCAGCGGCCCGCTTGACGGGATCGCGCAGGACCGTGCAGAGCAGGCGCTCAACCAGCGCCGGGCCCCGGATGTGCTTGACATTGATGCCATCGAGGCCGACCTTGCGACGCTTCTCAACGGGCAGGTTTATGGCTGA
- a CDS encoding SDR family NAD(P)-dependent oxidoreductase gives MAMQAHMPCALVTGGTRGLGAATALCLAKAGWSVIAVGRDLPADPPPHEAIRHARLDIAREADVATFMADLKAEGTRLTGLVNNAARQGGGPITGQSREDWQGFLDVNITGAWQMIKYALPLMTDGGSIVNTGSVASVAGFAERAAYCASKHALLGLTRALAVELAPRKIRVNHLVLGSFDTPGLQALAAANGKSVDAYSDRQLLGRLGTPEEAAQACLFLMSEQAGFVTGTSLTVDGGFLVKVAHEDTKSQT, from the coding sequence ATGGCAATGCAGGCCCATATGCCCTGCGCGCTGGTCACCGGCGGCACCAGGGGGCTTGGCGCGGCAACGGCCCTTTGTCTGGCCAAGGCGGGCTGGTCCGTCATCGCGGTCGGGCGGGACCTGCCTGCCGATCCGCCGCCGCATGAGGCGATCCGCCATGCCCGGCTTGATATCGCCCGCGAGGCGGATGTCGCCACGTTCATGGCCGATCTGAAAGCCGAGGGCACCCGGCTGACCGGTCTGGTCAACAATGCGGCCCGACAGGGCGGCGGGCCGATCACCGGGCAAAGCCGCGAGGACTGGCAGGGCTTTCTGGATGTGAATATCACCGGCGCCTGGCAGATGATCAAATACGCCCTGCCCCTGATGACGGATGGCGGGTCGATTGTGAATACCGGCTCGGTGGCCTCGGTCGCGGGGTTTGCCGAACGGGCCGCCTATTGCGCCTCGAAACACGCGCTTCTGGGGCTGACCCGGGCGCTGGCCGTCGAACTGGCGCCCCGGAAGATCAGGGTCAACCACCTTGTTCTGGGCAGTTTCGACACGCCCGGATTGCAGGCCCTTGCAGCGGCCAATGGTAAATCCGTCGACGCGTATTCTGACCGGCAATTGCTGGGGCGTCTGGGCACGCCCGAGGAAGCGGCACAGGCCTGTCTGTTTCTGATGTCGGAACAGGCCGGGTTTGTCACCGGCACATCCCTGACCGTGGATGGAGGATTTCTGGTCAAGGTCGCCCATGAAGACACCAAATCGCAAACTTAA
- a CDS encoding SPOR domain-containing protein, protein MADIDYFEEEAYASAPQPGPSRFGILANWMGALISLGLILGMIVWAWQLTMRDVTGVPVIRALEGAMRVAPETPGGSQADHQGLAVNRIAEGQEAEPAAERIVLAPPPVELAEIDLSSASLPEVTTEVAPEAPTPEAASEATLALIDRLMEGGEDTAPEAETGQADASAGTATEAGATPGRNAFVTIPISVPGVRNSPRPTSRPEGVQVAMLTTGTTDATPVIQVSAGAEIDPDSLTPGTRLVQLGAFDDEQTARAEWDRLSQGFPDFFVGRSRIVQPAISGGREFYRLRAHGFVDLSDARRFCTTLLAQGAACIPVTVR, encoded by the coding sequence ATGGCAGATATCGACTATTTCGAGGAAGAGGCATATGCATCCGCGCCACAGCCGGGGCCGTCGCGCTTTGGCATATTGGCCAATTGGATGGGCGCGTTGATTTCACTTGGGCTGATCCTGGGCATGATTGTCTGGGCCTGGCAACTGACCATGCGGGATGTCACCGGTGTGCCGGTGATCCGCGCATTGGAAGGGGCGATGCGGGTGGCCCCCGAAACCCCCGGGGGCAGCCAGGCCGATCATCAGGGTCTTGCGGTGAACCGGATTGCCGAGGGGCAGGAGGCCGAACCCGCCGCCGAGCGGATCGTTCTGGCCCCGCCACCGGTGGAACTGGCCGAGATTGACCTGAGTTCGGCCAGCCTGCCGGAAGTGACAACCGAGGTTGCACCCGAGGCGCCGACCCCCGAGGCGGCCAGCGAGGCGACGCTGGCATTGATCGACCGGCTGATGGAGGGGGGGGAGGATACCGCCCCCGAGGCCGAAACCGGGCAGGCAGATGCCAGCGCAGGCACGGCCACTGAGGCCGGTGCAACCCCCGGCCGCAATGCTTTTGTGACGATTCCGATCTCTGTCCCCGGTGTGCGCAATTCGCCCCGCCCCACCAGCCGTCCCGAGGGTGTTCAGGTGGCAATGCTGACCACCGGCACAACAGATGCGACCCCTGTCATTCAGGTCAGCGCGGGGGCCGAGATTGACCCCGACAGCCTGACCCCCGGCACCCGTCTGGTGCAGCTTGGGGCCTTTGACGATGAACAGACCGCGCGTGCCGAATGGGACCGGTTGAGCCAGGGTTTCCCGGATTTCTTTGTCGGTCGCTCGCGGATTGTGCAGCCCGCAATATCGGGCGGGCGGGAGTTTTACCGCCTGCGCGCCCATGGGTTCGTGGATCTGAGCGATGCGCGCCGGTTCTGCACCACGCTTCTGGCACAGGGCGCCGCCTGTATCCCGGTCACGGTGCGCTGA
- the scpB gene encoding SMC-Scp complex subunit ScpB produces MSEPDDTSEDAREESLFQAPPLAEQERMVEALLFASAEPMTARQMTDRMPHGCDAAEALVLLRRRYEGRGVTLVKAGDAWAIRTAADLGFLMSRETVETRKLSRAAIETLSIIAYHQPVTRAEIEEIRGVSVSRGTVDQLIEMEWVRFGRRKMTPGRPVTYVVTQGFLDHFGLENTRDLPGLKELRSAGLLDSRPPPALMPGPGGEDDFAELDDGPEDDGQDELFGE; encoded by the coding sequence ATGAGTGAGCCAGACGACACGTCGGAAGATGCCCGCGAGGAAAGCCTGTTTCAGGCCCCGCCCCTGGCCGAGCAGGAGCGTATGGTCGAGGCGTTGCTGTTTGCCTCGGCAGAGCCGATGACCGCGCGACAGATGACCGACCGCATGCCCCATGGCTGCGATGCCGCCGAGGCGCTGGTGCTGTTGCGGCGGCGTTATGAGGGCCGGGGCGTGACCCTGGTGAAGGCGGGCGATGCCTGGGCGATCCGCACCGCCGCCGATCTGGGTTTTCTGATGAGCCGGGAGACGGTGGAGACCCGCAAGCTCAGCCGTGCGGCGATCGAGACCCTGTCGATCATCGCCTACCACCAGCCGGTGACCCGCGCCGAGATCGAGGAAATTCGCGGTGTCAGTGTCAGCCGGGGCACGGTGGACCAGCTGATCGAGATGGAATGGGTGCGTTTCGGGCGCCGCAAGATGACACCGGGCCGACCGGTGACCTATGTGGTGACGCAAGGGTTTCTGGATCATTTCGGGCTGGAAAACACCCGCGACCTGCCCGGGCTGAAAGAGCTCCGCTCTGCCGGTCTGCTGGACAGCCGCCCGCCGCCGGCCCTGATGCCGGGGCCGGGTGGCGAAGATGATTTCGCCGAACTGGATGACGGGCCCGAAGATGACGGCCAGGACGAGCTTTTCGGGGAATAA
- a CDS encoding TRAP transporter large permease: MIWILLLILVVLVLLEMPIALALPASALAYLFIADTVPPMLVVQRVASGLESYVLLAIPLFILAGNLFNSAGIAARIFDFAVTLVGHIRGSLGHVNIVASVIFSGMSGVAQADAAGLGAVEVREMKRHGFSAEFSAAITAVSSIIGPIIPPSGIMIIYAVLADVSVPDLFLAGIVPGVVMSIVLMGVVYWLAKTGRIDAPVLPRQKPKDIGVAFWRALPALLAPVLLIGGILTGYTTPTQLGALTAIYAIILGFATKDLTMAGLWQAIRETISTCGVLVFIIAAATPFSAILAIEGVPGDLARILLSISDNPLVLLLIVNIALLIFGCVMDTTAILLVAVPVLVPVLTSMGIDPVHFGLVMVINLLIGTLTPPFGILLFVMTEVAKVEYRALLRQVAPFYIPLFGFLILITYWPSLSLTLPDLVFGR, encoded by the coding sequence ATGATCTGGATTCTGCTGCTTATTCTTGTGGTCCTTGTTCTGCTGGAAATGCCGATTGCGCTGGCCCTGCCCGCCTCGGCGCTGGCCTATCTGTTCATCGCCGATACGGTGCCGCCGATGCTGGTGGTGCAGCGGGTTGCCTCGGGGCTGGAAAGCTATGTTCTGCTGGCCATTCCACTGTTCATTCTTGCAGGAAACCTGTTCAACTCCGCCGGGATCGCCGCGCGTATATTCGACTTTGCGGTGACGCTGGTCGGCCATATCCGGGGATCCCTTGGGCATGTGAACATTGTTGCCAGCGTGATCTTCTCGGGCATGTCGGGGGTGGCGCAGGCCGATGCTGCCGGGCTTGGCGCGGTCGAGGTGCGCGAGATGAAGCGCCACGGGTTCAGCGCCGAATTCAGCGCCGCGATCACCGCCGTTTCCTCGATCATCGGGCCGATCATTCCACCATCGGGCATCATGATCATCTATGCGGTTCTGGCCGATGTCTCGGTCCCCGATCTGTTTCTGGCCGGGATCGTGCCCGGTGTCGTGATGTCGATTGTTCTGATGGGGGTCGTCTACTGGCTGGCCAAAACCGGGCGGATCGACGCCCCGGTCCTGCCGCGCCAGAAACCTAAGGATATCGGCGTGGCGTTCTGGCGCGCCCTGCCTGCGCTTTTGGCCCCGGTCTTGCTGATCGGGGGTATCCTGACCGGCTATACCACCCCCACCCAGCTTGGCGCGTTGACGGCGATCTATGCGATCATCCTGGGTTTCGCCACCAAAGACCTGACCATGGCAGGGCTGTGGCAGGCGATCCGGGAAACCATATCGACCTGCGGGGTGCTGGTGTTCATCATTGCCGCCGCCACCCCGTTCAGCGCCATTCTGGCCATCGAGGGCGTGCCCGGCGATCTGGCGCGCATTCTGCTGTCGATCAGTGATAACCCGCTTGTGTTGCTTCTGATCGTCAATATTGCGCTGCTGATCTTTGGCTGTGTGATGGATACAACCGCCATCCTTCTGGTCGCGGTGCCGGTGCTGGTGCCGGTTCTGACCTCTATGGGGATTGATCCTGTGCATTTCGGGCTGGTGATGGTGATCAATCTGCTGATCGGCACCTTGACGCCGCCTTTCGGCATTCTGCTTTTCGTGATGACCGAGGTGGCAAAGGTCGAATACCGGGCTTTGTTGCGACAGGTCGCCCCGTTCTACATTCCGCTCTTCGGGTTCCTGATCCTGATCACCTATTGGCCGTCATTGTCCCTGACGCTTCCCGATCTGGTGTTTGGTCGGTAA
- a CDS encoding TRAP transporter small permease, which produces MTSITGFLRRSLRLIGQVEMALAAIILCAIVLMILMQVLLNAGLGNPITWEQEAGAYALVWLTFLGASIGLKQMRHVTISSFIGRLPLRLRYLVRAFVFVAIIWTLLVILRELPPIMRIEGRSDTVALPISLPRSYFFSLPLMLASGLMVLTSVLYLLEALIGALRGGDETPASIRPVME; this is translated from the coding sequence ATGACATCCATCACCGGTTTCCTGCGCCGCAGCCTGCGCCTGATCGGGCAGGTCGAGATGGCGCTTGCCGCGATCATCCTGTGCGCGATTGTTCTGATGATCCTGATGCAGGTTCTGTTGAATGCGGGCCTGGGCAATCCGATCACCTGGGAACAGGAGGCCGGGGCCTATGCGCTTGTCTGGCTGACCTTCCTTGGCGCGTCAATCGGGCTGAAACAGATGCGCCATGTCACGATCAGCTCTTTCATCGGGCGCCTGCCCCTGCGGCTGCGCTATCTTGTGCGGGCCTTTGTCTTTGTGGCGATCATCTGGACGCTTCTGGTCATCCTGCGGGAATTGCCGCCGATCATGCGGATCGAGGGGCGCTCCGACACTGTGGCGCTGCCGATCAGCCTGCCCCGCTCCTACTTCTTCTCGCTGCCGCTGATGCTGGCCAGCGGGTTGATGGTTCTGACCTCGGTTCTGTATCTGCTTGAGGCGCTGATCGGTGCCCTGCGCGGCGGTGATGAGACACCGGCCAGTATTCGCCCGGTGATGGAGTAA
- a CDS encoding deoxyguanosinetriphosphate triphosphohydrolase: MLAIYACDPAKSRGRLVAEEESTFRSCFQRDRDRIIHASAFRRLKHKTQVFVEHEGDYYRTRLTHSIEVAQVARTIAGVLGLNGELTEALALAHDLGHTPFGHTGEEALSALMAPYGGFDHNAQAIRIVTSLERHYAAFDGLNLTWETLEGLAKHNGPVTGTLPWALAEYQARHDLDLSSHASAEAQVAAIADDVAYNHHDLHDGLRAELFSSDELAELPILDGCFAEVDQHYPGLNYYRRRHEALRRFFGVLVEDVISVAQANLAEIAPQSVAEVRQAGRGVIRFSDRLWADLNVIRAFLFTRMYRAPGVVEMRAEVTQVVNELFPYFMADPGSLPKQWRKDVEAAAGETALARIVADYIAGMTDRFALQEHERLVGGRGAPA, translated from the coding sequence ATGCTGGCAATCTATGCATGTGATCCGGCGAAAAGCCGCGGGCGGCTTGTGGCGGAGGAGGAAAGCACCTTCCGCTCCTGCTTTCAGCGTGACCGCGACCGGATCATTCATGCCTCGGCCTTTCGGCGCCTGAAACACAAAACCCAGGTTTTTGTGGAGCATGAGGGCGATTATTACCGCACCCGGCTGACCCATTCGATCGAGGTGGCGCAGGTGGCGCGCACGATTGCAGGTGTGTTGGGCCTGAATGGTGAGCTGACCGAGGCTCTCGCCCTGGCCCATGATCTGGGTCACACACCCTTCGGCCATACCGGGGAGGAGGCATTGTCGGCGCTGATGGCGCCCTATGGCGGGTTTGATCATAATGCCCAGGCGATCCGCATCGTGACCTCGCTGGAACGGCATTATGCGGCGTTTGACGGGCTGAACCTGACCTGGGAGACGCTGGAAGGGCTGGCGAAACATAATGGGCCTGTCACCGGCACGCTGCCCTGGGCGCTGGCGGAATATCAGGCGCGTCATGATCTGGATCTGTCCAGCCATGCGAGTGCAGAGGCGCAGGTGGCCGCGATTGCCGATGATGTGGCCTATAACCATCACGATCTGCATGACGGGTTGCGGGCGGAACTGTTTTCGAGTGATGAACTGGCGGAACTGCCAATACTCGATGGGTGCTTTGCAGAGGTGGATCAGCACTATCCGGGGCTGAATTATTATCGCCGCCGACATGAGGCCCTGCGCCGGTTTTTCGGGGTGCTGGTCGAGGATGTGATTTCGGTTGCGCAGGCCAATCTGGCCGAGATTGCGCCGCAAAGCGTGGCGGAGGTTCGTCAGGCGGGGCGCGGTGTGATCCGCTTTTCAGACCGGCTTTGGGCTGATCTGAATGTGATCCGGGCATTTTTGTTTACCCGCATGTACCGCGCCCCCGGCGTGGTGGAGATGCGGGCCGAGGTGACGCAGGTTGTCAATGAACTTTTCCCCTATTTCATGGCCGATCCCGGGAGCCTGCCGAAACAATGGCGCAAGGATGTGGAGGCGGCGGCGGGTGAGACCGCCCTGGCGCGGATCGTGGCCGATTACATCGCCGGTATGACCGATCGCTTTGCCCTGCAGGAACATGAGCGTCTGGTCGGAGGGCGTGGCGCGCCTGCGTAA